A genomic region of Drosophila kikkawai strain 14028-0561.14 chromosome X, DkikHiC1v2, whole genome shotgun sequence contains the following coding sequences:
- the DIP1 gene encoding double-stranded RNA-specific editase 1 codes for MKRARRPNMGINKNFVAGGVYNPNATPKPLVQPALGPNGQEQPQQLAPPPVSSPAPATVTPTAPAAAPAPASVPVPSAVAEPIVPQLPKPIIVKVEPTEEPVEPISIDLSEDNGSTSTGGKIPFKKIFQKRKKSSERTRDKKQRQNRQLRKSMLPKNALMALNEVKGVTISDFTIDSNPDGGFTAVVTVNSNQYEGKGLSKMSAKNAACEKAWRDFIIAKMTPKKAKLPPASSSDANGVEPMDTNEDESESPEDDLPMLNLASFAIYKLFSEWERDGYIVPEMHPSAASTSVPAAGGDAAAPPAPVPPKEKKPPVRAELPNGWESLHPATILCIMRPGVTYVDYGTSGDKPNVMQHLGIVVDDQEFTASGRSKKIARRNVAVSVCNTLFGTNFSFENPTA; via the exons atgaaGCGAGCTCGTCGTCCAAATATGGGAATCAACAAGAATTTCGTGGCTGGAGGAGTCTAC AATCCCAATGCCACTCCCAAACCATTGGTCCAGCCGGCGCTGGGTCCTAATGGTCAagagcagccgcagcagctggCTCCGCCGCCGGTTTCCAGTCCAGCTCCGGCCACGGTCACGCCCACGGCCCCGGCCGCTGCCCCAGCTCCAGCTTCTGTTCCAGTTCCATCGGCAGTTGCCGAGCCCATTGTTCCCCAGCTGCCCAAGCCGATCATTGTCAAGGTGGAGCCCACAGAGGAACCCGTCGAGCCGATTTCCATTGATCTGAGCGAAGACAATGGCAGTACTAGCACTGGCGGCAAGATACCCTTTAAGAAGATCTTCCAGAAGCGCAAGAAGTCTTCGG AGCGGACCCGGGACAAGAAGCAGCGCCAGAATCGGCAGCTGCGCAAGTCAATGCTACCGAAGAACGCCTTGATGGCTCTCAACGAGGTGAAGGGCGTGACTATCAGTGACTTCACCATCGACAGCAATCCTGATGGTGGCTTTACCGCCGTGGTTACCGTCAATTCGAATCAGTACGAGGGCAAGGGCCTCTCCAAGATGTCCGCCAAGAATGCAGCCTGTGAGAAGGCCTGGCGTGACTTTATCATTGCCAAAATGACACCGAAGAAGGCCAAGCTGCCGCCGGCAAGTAGCAGTGATGCCAACGGCGTTGAGCCCATGGACACGAACGAGGATGAGTCGGAGTCACCGGAGGATGATCTACCTATGCTGAATTTGGCTTCGTTTGCCatttacaaattgttttcTGAATGGGAGCGCGACGGTTATATCGTTCCCGAGATGCATCCGTCGGCGGCAAGTACATCTGTGCCAGCTGCTGGTGGCGATGCTGCCGCACCGCCGGCACCCGTGCCGCCTAAAGAGAAGAAGCCGCCAGTGCGAGCCGAGTTGCCTAACGGCTGGGAGAGTCTGCATCCAGCCACCATTCTTTGCATT ATGCGTCCCGGTGTCACCTACGTGGACTACGGCACCTCCGGCGACAAGCCGAACGTAATGCAACACCTTGGCATTGTGGTGGACGACCAGGAGTTCACCGCCAGCGGCCGTTCGAAGAAGATCGCTCGTCGCAACGTGGCCGTTAGTGTTTGCAACACGCTGTTTGGCACCAACTTTTCGTTCGAAAACCCTACAGCTTAG
- the LOC108084640 gene encoding NFU1 iron-sulfur cluster scaffold homolog, mitochondrial translates to MSKLLTEMAMNTLRNTRLGARQLARNFAGIASTRNNPEPAHLKPGYGYAQGHELLQQHRQMQIPLAARRSMFIQTQDTPNPESLKFLPGVEVLGKGNTYDFPNGTTAHGSPLAKLLFRVEGVRAVFFGADFITISKQEGAEWSLIKPEVFAVIMDFFASGLPVLHEAQPNADTEILEDDDETVMMIKELLDTRIRPTVQEDGGDIVFMGYEEGVVKLKMQGSCSSCPSSIVTLKNGVQNMLQFYIPEVESVEQVFDDADRMNDSEFERFERNLKTLRQQEPNAAGAGTPAGGTGGGGGPN, encoded by the exons ATGTCGAAATTACTAACCGAAATGGCAATGAACACGCTCCGCAACACACGCCTCGGCGCCCGCCAGCT AGCACGAAATTTTGCGGGCATTGCATCCACGCGTAACAATCCCGAACCGGCGCATCTGAAGCCTGGCTATGGCTATGCCCAGGGACacgagctcctgcagcagcatcGGCAAATGCAGATTCCGCTGGCGGCCAGGCGCAGCATGTTTATCCAGACACAGGACACACCCAATCCGGAGAGTCTCAAGTTTCTGCCCGGCGTGGAAGTGCTCGGCAAGGGCAATACCTACGACTTTCCCAACGGGACCACTGCCCACGGCAGTCCACTAG CCAAACTTCTGTTCCGCGTGGAGGGAGTACGTGCCGTATTCTTTGGCGCCGACTTTATCACCATCTCAAAACAGGAGGGGGCCGAATGGAGCCTTATCAAGCCCGAGGTGTTTGCCGTCATCATGGATTTCTTTGCCAGCGGACTGCCCGTACTCCACGAGGCGCAGCCCAATGCCGACACCGAGATCCTTGAGGATGATGACGAGACAGTGATGATGATTAAGGAGCTGCTGGACACACGTATTCGACCCACTGTCCAGGAGGATGGTGGCGATATTGTCTTTATGGGCTACGAGGAGGGTGTCGTCAAGCTAAAGATGCAgggctcctgctcctcgtgTCCCAGCTCCATTGTGACGCTGAAGAACGGTGTCCAGAATATGCTGCAGTTTTACATACCGGAGGTGGAGTCCGTAGAGCAGGTCTTTGACGATGCGGACAGGATGAATGACAGTGAGTTCGAGCGCTTCGAGCGCAATCTGAAGACCTTGAGGCAACAGGAGCCGAATGCGGCTGGAGCGGGAACGCCAGCTGGTGgcaccggcggcggcggtggtccAAATTAG
- the LOC108084685 gene encoding tektin-3 — MSHHGAGGDESGSGVPQTTVMYSQLQPWSQAGAPPCMEPVTGPSIPPRVGAAYETNQKHPWRPAMAYELIQVKHLPEQPVTNQLTKQCFLPKGMKTDGMIFPNLVIGFDRNPQHAARAALYTRYTSNEWYNNNLTKYSESNMNRNLSERMRNDAVRLMRETDEKATSGQRDAGRRLGERITDLTFWRNELNAELEKLIAEMSDINELQRQCGKALLDLEIPLHIAQECLFHRESRQGGEKVHDIVEKALLVEINNLRNSRERLGGLHDKISKQALDCRGAQHLLEDDVAHKESSLGIDSMCHQLNNYSRGITYYGGIEKFDPSVSTQESWAMASSEHVRRSQAERKKLSMLRSDSQSVVNSVASTVWDFWSNTNNAFDRRSQEMADAKNRVQLHLQKVQQELFDMEKHLFLLQKAIQDKSGPLKVAQTRLEARSHREGVELCKDHAQDRLVQEVQDIQGTVETLHHKLQEAEAAHQCLLKTRCSLEVDLRNKVNALFIDREKCMSLRRSFPVNNLIKY, encoded by the exons ATGTCACACCATGGGGCGGGTGGCGACGAGTCCGGTTCGGGCGTTCCACAGACCACGGTCATGTATTCCCAATTGCAGCCATGGAGCCAAGCGGGCGCTCCGCCGTGCATGGAGCCCGTCACTGGGCCATCGATACCGCCGCGCGTAGGTGCCGCCTACGAGACGAACCAGAAGCATCCGTGGCGCCCGGCAATGGCCTATGAGCTTATCCAGGTTAAGCATCTGCCCGAGCAGCCGGTGACCAATCAGTTGACGAAGCAATGCTTCCTGCCCAAGGGCATGAAGACGGACGGCATGATATTTCCCAATTTGGTCATCGGATTCGATCGGAATCCCCAGCATGCCGCCCGGGCAGCTCTCTACACGCGGTATACCAGCAATGAGTGGTACAACAACAACCTGACCAAGTATTCCGAGTCCAATATGAATCG TAATCTATCAGAGCGCATGCGCAACGATGCAGTGCGTCTGATGCGGGAGACGGACGAGAAGGCCACTTCTGGACAGCGGGATGCCGGCCGACGGCTGGGTGAACGTATCACAGATCTCACCTTTTGGCGAAACGAACTGAATGCCGAGCTGGAGAAGCTCATTGCCGAGATGTCCGACATCAATGAGCTGCAGCGGCAGTGCGGGAAGGCGCTGCTTGATCTGGAGATACCGCTGCACATAGCCCAGGAGTGCCTGTTCCATCGCGAGTCGCGGCAGGGTGGCGAGAAGGTCCACGACATCGTTGAGAAGGCCCTGTTGGTGGAGATCAACAATCTGCGCAATTCCCGAGAGCGGTTGGGTGGACTGCATGACAAGATCTCGAAGCAGGCTCTAGATTGTCGCGGCGCCCAGCATCTGCTCGAGGACGATGTGGCGCACAAGGAGTCCTCGCTGGGCATTGACTCCATGTGCCATCAGCTGAACAACTACAGTCGCGGCATCACCTATTACGGCGGCATCGAGAAGTTCGATCCATCGGTGAGCACCCAGGAGTCCTGGGCAATGGCCAGCAGCGAGCATGTTCGTCG CTCTCAGGCGGAGCGAAAGAAGCTCTCGATGCTACGCAGCGACTCGCAGAGTGTGGTCAATTCGGTGGCCTCCACTGTCTGGGATTTCTggagcaacaccaacaacgcCTTCGATCGGCGCTCGCAGGAGATGGCAGACGCAAAGAATCGGGTACAATTGCATCTGCAGAAGGTGCAGCAGGAGCTTTTCGATATGGAAAAGCATCTGTTCCTGCTGCAGAAGGCCATCCAGGACAAGTCTGGGCCGTTGAAAGTGGCCCAAACCCGACTGGAGGCTCGTTCGCATCGCGAGGGTGTAGAATTGTGCAAGGATCATGCCCAGGACCGGCTCGTTCAGGAGGTCCAAGACATCCAGGGCACCGTGGAGACGCTTCACCACAAGCTTCAGGAGGCGGAGGCCGCCCACCAGTGTCTGCTGAAGACGCGCTGTTCCCTGGAGGTGGATCTGCGCAACAAGGTCAATGCGCTGTTTATCGATCGCGAGAAGTGCATGAGTCTGCGGCGCTCCTTCCCGGTCAACAACCTGATCAAGTATTGA
- the GCS2alpha gene encoding neutral alpha-glucosidase AB codes for MRLALGLLATICALVVLTDGVDPGNFKTCEQSSFCRRSRKVQSAGSKYALIPGTLNTYADSLTADLVNKENHHQFAFKLEALVGSTFRLQIDEKQPLRPRYRVEHALKGQPQAGRIRVEQETDGEIVITSEKNKAVIHGDPFRIDFYENDVLVVSVNAKNWLYFEHLRQKAQEPTPDPSENENQQEQDAAVETPKVADAIDDPGAWEENFKSHHDSKPYGPEAVALDFSFPAAEILFGIPEHADSFVLKSTSGTDPYRLYNLDVFEYIVDSKMALYGAVPVIYGHGQQHTAGVYWQNAAETWVDIQTAETNVVSSLVNFVSGSRKTPPPAAHFMSESGIVDAFIMLGPKPMDTFRQYAALTGTHELPQLFSLAYHQSRWNYNDERDVTSVSAKFDEFNIPMDTMWLDIEYTDGKRYFTWDKFKFPNSLAMIKNLTELGRHLVVIIDPHIKRDNGYFFHQDCTERGYYIKTREGNDYEGWCWPGSASYPDFFNPVVRDYYASQYALNKFQTVTADVMLWNDMNEPSVFNGPEITAPKDLVHYGNWEHRDVHNLYGHMHLMGSFAGLQQRDPNQRPFILTRSHFAGSQRYAAIWTGDNLADWNHLQYSIKMCLTEAVAGFSFCGADVGGFFGNPDSELLERWYQTGIFLPFFRAHAHIDTKRREPWLFPERTREIIRNAVIKRYSYLPLWYTAFYELELTGEPVIRPLLAHYPQDKEAFGVDNQLLVQDRLLVRPVMQQGVSKVDVYFPAIDEKKNGDWWYDVDTYQRQERSGYVSVPVDENKIPVYQRGGSIVPKKERQRRASTLMLHDPYTLIICLDREGKASGSLYLDDEKSYEYRQGKRIHTIFNFGNGQLTNRFEGNPKYKSDAWIERIVIAGLDKVPSSASITVNGVTQQLEVLPQERSVVVRKPGVKMDVDFALKLNYQ; via the exons ATGCGTCTAGCTCTTGGCCTCCTGGCCACGATCTGCGCCCTGGTTGTCCTGACCGATGGCGTTGATCCTGGCAACTTCAAGACCTGCGAGCAGAGCAGCTTCTGTCG ACGCTCCCGGAAGGTACAGAGTGCGGGCAGCAAGTACGCCTTGATTCCGGGCACTTTAAACACCTACGCTGACTCACTGACCGCCGATTTGGTGAACAAGGAGAATCACCACCAGTTCGCCTTCAAGCTGGAGGCTTTGGTGGGCAGCACTTTTCGCCTGCAGATCGATGAGAAGCAGCCGCTACGTCCCCGATATCGCGTGGAGCACGCCTTGAAGGGCCAACCCCAGGCCGGACGCATTCGTGTCGAGCAGGAAACTGACGGTGAAATTGTGATAACATCCGAAAAGAATAAGGCTGTGATCCATGGCGATCCCTTCCGCATTGATTTCTATGAGAACGATGTGCTAGTGGTTTCCGTGAACGCCAAAAACTGGCTGTACTTTGAACATTTGCGCCAGAAGGCCCAGGAGCCGACACCGGATCCATCGGAGAATGAGaatcagcaggagcaggatgcCGCTGTGGAGACACCCAAGGTGGCGGATGCCATCGATGATCCCGGTGCATGGGAGGAGAACTTTAAGTCGCATCATGACTCCAAACCATACGGACCCGAGGCGGTGGCTCTGGATTTCTCATTCCCCGCCGCTGAGATTCTCTTTGGCATTCCGGAGCACGCCGATAGCTTTGTTCTGAAGTCTACTTCGGGCACGGATCCCTATCGCTTGTATAACCTGGACGTTTTCGAGTATATTGTGGATAGCAAGATGGCTCTGTATGGCGCAGTTCCGGTGATCTATGGCCATGG ACAGCAGCACACTGCCGGTGTTTACTGGCAAAATGCCGCCGAAACCTGGGTGGACATCCAGACAGCCGAGACGAATGTGGTCTCCTCGCTGGTGAACTTTGTGTCCGGCTCCCGGAAAACACCTCCGCCGGCCGCCCATTTCATGTCCGAATCGGGCATTGTGGATGCTTTCATTATGCTGGGCCCGAAGCCCATGGACACGTTCAGGCAGTATGCAGCTCTCACGGGTACCCACGAGCTGCCGCAGCTATTCTCGCTGGCCTACCACCAGAGCAGATGGAACTACAATGATGAGAGGGACGTGACCTCCGTTTCGGCAAAGTTTGACGAGTTCAACATACCGATGGACACCATGTGGCTGGATATTGAGTACACCGATGGCAAGCGCTACTTTACCTGGGACAAATTCAAGTTCCCCAATTCCCTGGCGATGATTAAGAACCTGACGGAGCTGGGGCGCCACTTAGTGGTGATCATTGATCCTCACATCAAGCGGGATAATGGTTACTTCTTCCATCAGGATTGCACGGAACGCGGATATTACATTAAGACGCGCGAGGGCAACGATTATGAGGGCTGGTGCTGGCCGGGATCGGCCAGTTATCCGGACTTTTTCAATCCCGTGGTCAGGGACTATTATGCCAGCCAGTATGCCCTAAACAAGTTCCAAACAGTCACCGCAGACGTGATGCTGTGGAACGACATGAACGAACCATCGGTGTTCAATGGCCCGGAGATAACGGCGCCCAAGGATCTGGTACACTATGGCAATTGGGAGCATCGCGATGTCCACAATCTGTACGGTCACATGCATCTGATGGGCTCGTTTGCCGGTCTTCAGCAGCGCGATCCCAACCAGCGACCCTTCATCCTCACTCGTTCTCATTTTGCTGGCTCTCAGCGTTACGCGGCCATTTGGACGGGTGACAATCTGGCAGACTGGAATCATTTGCAGTATTCGATCAAGATGTGTTTAACGGAGGCGGTCGCCGGTTTCTCCTTCTGCGGCGCCGATGTCGGCGGCTTCTTTGGCAATCCGGATAGCGAACTCCTGGAGCGTTGGTATCAAACGGGCATTTTCCTGCCCTTCTTCCGTGCCCACGCCCACATCGATACGAAGCGAAGGGAGCCATGGCTATTCCCCGAACGCACTCGCGAAATCATCCGGAATGCGGTGATCAAGCGGTACTCGTATCTGCCGCTGTGGTACACTGCCTTCTACGAGCTGGAGCTAACCGGTGAGCCCGTGATTCGGCCCCTGTTGGCCCACTATCCGCAGGACAAGGAGGCATTTGGCGTGGATAACCAATTGCTGGTGCAGGATCGCCTGCTCGTGCGGCCGGTCATGCAGCAGGGCGTCAGCAAGGTTGATGTCTACTTCCCGGCCATTGATGAGAAGAAGAACGGCGATTGGTGGTATGATGTGGACACTTATCAGCGGCAGGAGCGATCCGGTTACGTCTCGGTGCCGGTGGATGAGAACAAG ATCCCTGTGTATCAGCGCGGCGGCAGCATTGTGCCCAAGAAGGAGCGCCAGCGTCGCGCCTCCACCTTGATGCTGCACGACCCGTACACCCTGATCATCTGCCTGGACCGGGAGGGCAAGGCATCTGGCTCCCTTTACCTGGATGACGAGAAGTCGTATGAGTACCGTCAGGGCAAGCGCATCCATACGATCTTTAATTTCGGCAACGGACAGCTGACCAATCGCTTTGAGGGCAATCCCAAATATAAGTCTGATGCCTGGATTGAGCGCATCGTCATTGCTGGCTTGGACAAGGTGCCGAGCAGTGCTAGCATTACGGTGAATGGCGTCACCCAGCAGCTGGAGGTACTGCCCCAGGAGCGGTCTGTCGTTGTGCGCAAGCCGGGCGTCAAGATGGACGTCGACTTTGCCCTCAAGCTCAACTATCAGTAG